Proteins co-encoded in one Pseudopipra pipra isolate bDixPip1 chromosome 12, bDixPip1.hap1, whole genome shotgun sequence genomic window:
- the NMB gene encoding neuromedin-B yields MALRCLLLLLCGAALGPAVHLDFAEHRSQAAKIKVNPRGNLWATGHFMGKKSVTGSPHLESPEEPAMPMVFGPSLRALLEDMMELLTRELLKILLQERLLDENQGKYDLTDQETGLLTKVLEKYFSN; encoded by the exons ATGGCGCTGCgctgcctcctgctgctgctctgcggAGCCGCGCTGGGACCCGCCGTGCATCTCGACTTCGCCGAGCACCGCAGCCAGGCCGCCAAGATCAAGGTCAACCCCCGCGGCAACCTCTGGGCCACAG GTCACTTCATGGGGAAGAAGAGCGTCACGGGGTCCCCGCACCTGGAGTCGCCGGAGGAACCTGCAATGCCGATGGTCTTCGGTCCCTCCCTCCGAGCCTTGCTGGAGGACATGATGGAACTGCTGACCCGGGAGCTCCTGAAAATCCTCTTGCAGGAAAGACTGTTGGATGAGAACCAAGGGAAATATGACCTCACTGACCAG GAGACTGGGCTTTTAACAAAGGTGCTGGAGAAGTACTTTTCAAACTGA
- the SEC11A gene encoding signal peptidase complex catalytic subunit SEC11A, whose product MLSLDFLDDVRRMNKRQLYYQVLNFGMIVSSALMIWKGLMVVTGSESPIVVVLSGSMEPAFHRGDLLFLTNRIEDPIRVGEIVVFRIEGREIPIVHRVLKIHEKQNGDIKFLTKGDNNAVDDRGLYKRGQHWLEKKDVVGRARGFVPYIGIVTILMNDYPKFKYAVLFLLGLFVLVHRE is encoded by the exons atgCTGTCGCTGGACTTTCTGGACGATGTTCGGCGCATGAACAAGCGACAG TTGTACTACCAGGTGCTGAACTTCGGCATGATCGTGTCCTCCGCCCTCATGATCTGGAAGGGGCTGATGGTGGTGACGGGCAGCGAGAGCCCCATCGTGGTGGTGCTGAG tgGGAGCATGGAGCCTGCGTTCCACAGAGGAGATCTCCTGTTCCTCACGAACCGAATTGAAGATCCAATCAGAGTGGGAGAAATTGTCGTCTTTAGGATAGAAGGAAGGGAAATTCCTATAGTCCATCGTGTCCTGAAAATCCACGAGAA GCAAAACGGTGACATCAAATTTCTGACAAAGGGAGACAACAACGCCGTGGATGACAGAGGGCTCTACAAACGGGGGCAGCACTGGCTGGAGAAGAAGGACGTAGTAGGACGAGCGAGAGG ATTCGTGCCATATATTGGAATAGTGACTATCTTAATGAATGATTATCCAAAATTTAAG TATGCAGTCCTCTTTTTActgggtttgtttgtgctgGTGCATCGAGAGTAG